Part of the Gemmatimonas sp. genome is shown below.
TCTGCGCAGGCCCGCGCCGAGACGCCGGAAAGCAGATTCGGTCTCGAAACCGATATCCTCTGGCCATTCTTTCCCGGGGCAACGCGGACGCACGTCACCGCCAAGCTGTGGCAGAAGGGGCAACTCCGTGGGGATGTCTACGCCGGGGTCAATGTGGACTTCCCGCAGGATCGTGAAACGGAAGGACGCTTTGCCGATTACAGCGTGGCCAGCGGCTACCGGCAGTACGTCTGGCGCGGGCTTCATGCCGAGTTTTCGCAGACCACCGGACTGGGCGTGCTGCAGGACCACGTCACCACGGGCAAGACCTACAACAGCTTCGATTGGTTGATGTCGGGATATGTGGGCTACAAGTACCAGTTCCCGGGCAGGAAGCTGTACATCGTGCCCCAATTCGGTATTGCCCGGGTCGTCTACAAGTCGAATCCCTGGCCGATCTTCGAAGACAAGACGCTGACGAGACAGGTGGGGGAAACGCCCTTCCCACTTGGGGCCTTGCGATTGGGGTACAGCTTTTGAGTACCCGGAGCCACCGCCCCGAACAGCACGGCGCGGTGCCCGCGTCCGGACACCAAGCGGGCGGTTTCCTGCATGCCGCCGGCGAGATGCCGCGACGCCGGTATCTGGCAGCCGGTCTGGTCCTGCTGGTGCAGGGGGTCTGCATCTTCGCGCCCATGGCCGTGCTTGGCGGCGCAATCCAGTGGCCGGAGAGCCTCGATTTTCCTCCGTCCCAGATGCTGCCGCTGCTGCGGGACCAGGTGAGTGCGGTACGCCTGGGATACGGCCTGTATCTCGGCTACTCCCTGCTCTTTCTGGCCACCGGCGTCGTGACCGTTCGGCTGGCGGCCCGTCCGGGCCCGCTCGGCTCGCTGGCGCTGGTGGCCATCGGGGCGGCCGTCGCGTCGTCGCTCGCGCGGGCGATTGGCATTCTGCGGTGGCTCACGGGCAGTCTGGCGCTGGCTGACGCCTATGCTCATCCTGGCCTGTCGGCAGAGGCCCGCGCGGCAATCGAAACCACGCAGGCGGCCATTAACGCTTGGGGCGGAGCCATCGGGGAAGCGCTTGGCGTGGCGCTCTTTGCCGCCATCTGGGCCATCAGCGCCAGCCTGCTGATCCTGCGCGACCGGCAGTTGCCCCCTTGGGCTGGCGTGGCGGGGCTCCTGTCCGGCGGACTCGTGGCAATGCCCGGCCTCGAACTGCTGGGCATTGCGCCACCGGTCTCGATCGTGCTGTCCACCACCGGAGTTCAGCTCTGGTTCATGGCCCTGGGGCTCCTGTTCCTCAGGCGCGCCGCGCGCCGCCCTGCGGCGCACGTGAGGATTGTGCCTTAGCTCCAAATGACAGGGTAATTGTTCACCAGGGGTCAGTGTCGCTGACGCCCCGACTACTTGACAGTAAGGACGCTCGAGGCCGTACCGAGCGTTGTGGAACCCAGACGCGCTGTCACGGTGACGGTGACGACGCCCGGGGAGCCAAACGTGAGCACCACGCGCCGCAGGTTCGTGCCAGACGTGGAACTGACCCCACCGATGGTCCACGTGTACACGACCGTGTTGGCATTGGCGGTCGACGTGTTGGTGGGGATACTCGCGTCGATGGTGCATACCCGCGCCACACACGACGACGTCAGCGTGAAGCTCGCCGTGGTCGGGGTGGGTGTCGGCGTCGGCGTTGGTGTGGGCTTGGGCGTCGGCGTCGGCGCCGGCGTCGGGGCGCTCACCCCGGGCAGCCGCTGCACGGAGAGCAACCGGTTGGGCGTGTTGGGCAGCAGTCCCGTCAGGCGTCCCACAACACTTTCGCCTAGCAACCAGGCCGCCACAGCATCTGGCGTGGCGGTCCTGGCCACGCCCAGATACGTGGCGGCGGCACCGGACACCAGCGGCGATGACATCGACGTTCCAGATGCCGTGACCAGAGCGGCGTCGCTCGACATGCCCGCGCCGGGAATCGTCGTCCCCGGGGCGCTCAAGTCCACGCACGATCCCCCGTTCGAAAACGCGGCGCGGGTATCCGTGGTACCATTGGCCGACGCACCGACGGTCAGGGCGCCGGGTGCCCGCGCAGGCGAGACGGTGCACGCATCGGTACTGGAGTTCCCGGCCGCCACCACCACCACGATCCCCGCCGCACGCAGGCGGTCGACGAGTGCATCGATCACGGTGCTGCCACCGGCCACGCCGAGGCTCAGGTTGGCCACCATGGGGCCCGCAACTCGCCGCTTCTCGGCGATCACCCAGTCCGCCCCGCGCACCAGCTCCAGCGAGCTGCCGGATCCCGAGGCGTTCATCACACGAACGTCGAGTACCGTGGCACTGGGGGCGACGCCGTACGTACGTCCCGCCGCCAGCGACGCGACGAGCGTCCCGTGCCCATGGGCGTCACCGCTTTGCTTGGGCGCGTTGGCAAAGGCATCGAAGCCTCCCACGACGCGTCCGGACAGCTCCGCGTGCGTCCATCGAATGCCGCTGTCGAAGATCGCAATGCGTACCCCCTGTCCGTCGCCGCCGAAGCGGGTCGTCCGGCCATCGAGCGGCAGCGATGCCTGGTTGAGGCGATCGAGAGCCCACGACGGGGTGGACTGCAACGTGGCGGCATACAGGGTGGTGGGGAGTACCGCCTCCACGGCCGCCACGTCGGGGTTGGCCCGCATGCGGGCGGCCTGGTCTTCCGTAACGGTCACGACGGCGGCGTGCAGTGACGGAAAGAGGTTCTCGTCGTCCAGTGCTGGCAAGGTGCGTGCCGCGGCCGAGCGGGAAGACCCGCTCGGGTCCGAGGCGATGGCCGCCGCAACGACCGCCGTGGTGGCGGTGGCGACGTCGGACGCGGTATCACGCAGCACGACGATGTAGGGTGTTGGCGGAATGGTCGGAATCGACAATGCCGCTTGCGTGGGGCCTTCCGTGCATGCGGCAAGGAGCCCAACCCCCAGAATGGCCAATGGTACCTGCAGGTGCTTCACGACAACGCTCCGTTTGAGGGCGAATGTCGTCCGAGCCATGCAACGAAATGCCGGGAACCAGAATGGCCCCGGGAGGGAACTTCGCGCTTCGGCGACCGCCCGGACTCACGACTCGGTGAGTTGGCTGGCTCTGCGGACCGCCGTCACCGGCGGGGTGCTCTTTTCGGACAACGAAGGTGCCCTCGGAAGATCGGCAGCTCGTCGCCGAACTTGAGCGTCTTCGGGGAATCTTCACGAAGTCTCTGGCGCGTGAGCGCGCTGCCAGCTGTGGCTAGCCGCTGTGGCGGCCCTGGTCGTTCTCGTGGCGGGCGCAGGGGTATCCATACGACGGTCAACCGCGTGACGTGGGACAAGCGGATAGGGAGCCACGGCCGCATTCACTCTCGCCGGGTCGGTGATTAGGCCGTATACTCGCCAAGATTTTTCCGAGCCGTTTCGGAAGGTCCCCGTCCCGTAATCCCGCTCCCGGAGGAATGTCATGCTCGCTCGTCGATGGTTGTGGTCAGTCGTGGCGGGGAGGGCGCCCGCACTGCCGCGGGTAGCCGCTCTCGTCGCGCTGGCCGGAGTCCTGCTGGCCACGTCGGCCGTCCACGCCCTGCAGGCACAGGGGGCCACCGGCACCGTACGCGGCACCGTCACCGACTCCTCCACCGGCCGCCCCGTGGCGGGGGTGCAGATGACCGTCGCCGGCGGTGCCGCGCGCGCGTCCACCGCGGAAAACGGCAGCTACCAGCTGACCGGCGTCCCCGCCGGTCGTGTGACCGTGCGTGCGCAGCGTCTGGGCTATGCCGCCTTCCAGCGCACCGTCGACCTGACGGCCGGCGGCACCGTGACGGTGGACATCCGCCTGCGCCCCGTGGCCGCCGTGCTCAGCACCATCGTGGCCACCGGCTACGGCAGCAGCCGCCGCGCCACCGTGAGCAACGCCATTGCCAGTGTGGACAGCAGCGCCTTCGACGCCATTCCCGTGGTGAGCGTGGACAACGCGCTGCAGGGGCGCGTCCCCGGCGTGCAGGTCATGCAGAACAGCGGTGAGCCTGGCGGCGGCGTGTCGGTGCGCATCCGCGGCCCGGCCTCGCTCAACGCCGGCAGCCAGCCGCTCTACGTGATCGACGGCGTCCCCATGCTGCAGGGCACGTTCGAGCAGATCACCGGCACCAGCGGCCAGCGCATGACCCCCATCTCGGGCATCAACCCCGACGACATCGCCTCCATTGACGTGCTCAAGGACGCCGCCGCCGCCGCCATTTACGGGTCGCGCGGCTCCAACGGCGTCATCGTCATTACCACCAAGCGTGGCGCCGGCGGCAACCGCTTCCGCTTCAACATGAGCGCCTACACCGCCTCGCAGGAGGTGGAACGCACCGTCGACCTGCTCAATGCCACCGACTACGTGGCGGTGATGAATGAGGCGCGCACCAACCAGGGGCTCGCCCCGCGCTTCGCCCCGGGCACCGACAGCATCAACACCGACTGGCAGGCCGCTGTCTTCCGTCAGGCGCCCATGAGCGAAGTCAACATGAGCGTGAGCGGCGGCACCGACCGCCTCCGCATGTTCCTCAGCGGCAGCGACACGCGCCAGACGGGTATCGTCATCGGCTCCGACTACCAGCGGCAGGCGGTGCGCCTCAACACCGACGCGCAGGCCACCAGCAAGCTCACCATCACCTCCAACATCGGCCTCACCCGCGAGTCCAACGATCGCGTGCCGGGCGACCAGAACATCGACGGCGTCGTCACCAACGCGCTGGCCATGCAGCCCTTCTCGCCGGTGCGCGGCAACTCCTTTGGCTTCGCCGGCATCGCCAATGGCCTCATCTACTCCAACCCGGTGGCCACCGCCACCTACAGCTCGCTCAACGTGAGCACGCTGCGCGCGCTGGGGAACCTCGAGGCCCGCTACGCGCTCACCAACAAGATCAACATCTCCGCGCGCCTCGGCACCGACCTCTACGCGCTCGACGAGCTGCGCTGGCGCTCCCCCAAGGTGGATCGCGCCGTGAGCACCAGCGTGGGCGGTGAAGGCGCTGACGGCCGCACGCGAGCCTTCCGCCTGCTGGCCGAAACCTTCGGCAACTGGGACGTCATCGACTCCGACAACCAGACGCTGCGCGTGACGGCCGGCGCCAGCCAGGAGCGCAACAACACGAACTTCAACTACGTGGCCGGCACGGGCTTCCCCACCGGCTTCGAGCGCTACGTGCGTAACGCCGCGCAGGTGTCGGTGTTCGACGGCGGCGAGACCGAGAACACGCTGGTGTCGTACTTCACCCGCGCCAACTGGACGTGGCGTGAGCGCTACGTGGTGACCGCCAGCTTGCGGCGCGACGGTTCGTCACGCTTCGGCGACAACAGCCGCTACGGCAACTTCGCGGCGCTCTCCGGCGCGTGGACCGTGAGCGACGAAAGCTGGGCCAGCGCGCTCTCCCGTCTCATGACGCTCAAGCTGCGCGCCAGCCGCGGCGCCACCGGCAACCAGCAGATTGCCGACTTCGGCAGCCGCACCCTCGCCGCCGCCAACCCGTACGCCGGCATTGCGGGGCTCGCGCCTTCGCAGCTGGGCAACCCCAACCTGCGCTGGGAGCGCACCACCGAAACCGACATCGGCGCCGACCTGGGCTTCTTCAACGGACGCGTCAACCTGGTGGTGGACTGGTACAACCGCGCCACTGCCGACCTGCTGGTGAACCGCCCAGTGGCCGCCACCAGCGGCTACAGCACTGTGGCCGACAACGTGGGATCGCTGCGCAACCGCGGTGTGGACATGCAGCTGCAGACGATCAACATCCGCCGGCCCGGCACCGGGGGCTTCGAGTGGACCAGTGACCTCAACATCACCTGGAACCGCAATCTCATCACCGCGCTCTCCGACGGACAGCCGGTGAACTCCACCACCTCGGGACGCCTCACAAGCGTGGCCATGGTGGGCAAGCCCATCGGCACGTTCTTCATCTACGACTTCCTGCGCGTGGATCCGGCCACCGGCAACGCCATCTATCGCCGCGGCGACGGTGGGGAAACGCTGACGCCGGTCACCGCCGACCTCTCCACCAATCTGGGCAGCGCGCAGCCCGACTACTTCGGCGGTCTCACCAACTCGGTGCGCTGGAAGGGACTCGACTTCCGCGCCTTCCTGCAGTTCACGCAGGGGAATGAGATCCTCAACATGAACCGGCTCTTCGCCGATGACGGCGGCAACTCGTCGGACAACAAGTTCGCCAACGTGCGCAACCGCTGGCAGAAGCCGGGTGACATCACCAACCAGCCACGCATGGGCAGCACCGGCGGCGCCCGCTTCATGTCCGACCGCTTCATCGAGGACGGCTCCTTCGTGCGCCTGCAGGAAGTCACCCTCGGGTGGCGTCTCCCGGCGTCGATCGCCAAGCAGGTGCGCGCCGACAACGCCCGTCTCTACGTGAGCGGTCGCAACCTCGTCACGTGGACCAACTACACGGGCTACAACCCCGACGTCAACTCGGCCGGCACCAACGCGAATCTCTCGCTCGGCGTCGACTTCTACGCGTACCCCCTGGCCCGCACCTGGACCGTGGGCATCAACGCCGGATGGTGATCATGACTTCCCTCAAGACTCGCACCCGATCGCTCGCGCGCCTGGCCGCACTGGCCGCCGTGGTCGCCACCACTGCCTGCGACGGCATTCTGCAGACGGAGCCGGTCACCTCGCTCCCGCAGGACCTCATGATTCAGGACGCCGCCACGGCCACCGCGTCCCTCAACGGCGTCTACGACGCCCTGCAGAGCGGCAGCTACTACGGACTCACGGCGAAGCTCGTGGGCGATCTCGCCGCCGACAACACCGTCTGGTCGGGCACCTTCCAGTTCCTCGGGGAGATGCAGACCAACCGCATGCAGGCCGACAACCAGGAAGTCACCGCCTTCTGGACGGCGATCTACTCCAGCGTGAATCGCGCCAACCTGATCATCGACAAGGTGCCCACGGTGAGCGCCATCCCGGAGCCCACCCGCTCCGATGTCATGGGACAGGCGTACTTCATTCGCGCCCTCGGCTTCCACAACCTGGTCAAGTACTGGGGCCCCGTGCCCATCCCCACCAAGGTCACCACCGGGCCCGACGAGTCCAAGAGCTATGTGCGCACGCCGGTCAACGACGTGTACACGCAGGTGCTCAAAGATCTCGACAGCGCCCAGACGCTCACGCGCAACACCACCAACACGCGCTTCGCCACCCCCACGGCGGCGCGGGCACTGCGGGCCCGCGTGCTCTTCTACCGCGCGGGGCTCCCGGGGAACGCCAACAGCCAGGCCGACTATCAGGCGGCGCTGGATGTGGCCAACCAGGTGCTGGCGGGGCGTGACACGCTGGTGGTGCCCTACGCCGACCTCTTCTCGGCGCTGGGCAGCAACACCACCGAGGACATCTTCCGCGTGGCCTTCAACGCCACCGAAAGCAATGGCCTCAGCAACTACTACCTCTCGGTGGGGCGCGCCGAAGTGGCGCCCAGCGCCGGACTCGACGCGGCGTACCCCGCCGGCGACATCCGCCGCACCGTGACCGTGCGCCCCAGCGGCGTGGCGGCACGTCCGCTCAACGGCACCAAGTGGTCGGCGCGTCCGGGCACGGAGCACGTGCACGTGATTCGTCTGGCCGAGGTGGTGCTCATCAAGGCCGAAGCACTGGCGCGGCTCAATCGCTTGCCCGAGGCGGTGGCGCAGTACAACAAGGTGCGCGTGCGCGCGGGGCTGGCGCCGCACACCTTCGGCACTCAGGTCACCACGCAGGCGGAGGTCATCAGCCAGATCGAACTCGAGCGTCGTCTCGAGCTCGCGCTCGAAGGCGATCGCTGGCCCGATCTCGTCCGGCTGGGGCGCGTGATTCAGGTGAAGGGGATTCAGGACCGTGCGGGTCAGGCGCTCTTCCCCCTGCCCATTCGCGACCTGCGCGTCTCCCCGCTGCTGACGCAGAACCCGGGGTACTGACCGGCGCGGCGCGTCGTCTCGCAACACTTGCAGGGGGTGGGAATCGGCCGGTGCCGGTTCCCGCCCCCTGTGTGCATGCGCCCCCCGGGGCTGCGGTGACAGCCGCGCCAGCACCCGCGAAAAGGTGCACGCGCGTTACGGGCATGGGCTGGGAGTACACGCACGTGGCCATCGACGATCACTCGCGGTTGGCCGATGACGAAGTCCTCGCCGATGAAACGGCGGAGACCACGGCCGGCGTTCTGCGGTGCGCGGTGGCGTGGTACGCCGCGCAGGGCATCGCGGTGGAACCCCTGCCGACGGATGACGGCAGTGCCGATCGCTCGCACCACTTTGCCCACGTGGCCCTCGAGCTCGGGATCAGCCACCGCTTTACCCAAGCCTATCGGCCGCAGACCAACGGCAAGGCGGAGCGCTTCATTCGCACGCTGCTCACCGAATGCGCCTACGCCACCGCCTACGGTCGCGCGGCCAGACGCACGGCCGCCTTACCGACCGACCTGACCTGCTACGACTTTTACCGACGGCATAGCGCCCGCAACGACGCCCTACCGGCCTCACGCCTGCCCATCGCTGTGTGAACAACGTCTTTGCCATTTACAACGAGCGCGGCGCCACGCGCAGCAGCTGGGCATAGTACGTCTTCACCGTGTCGATGTGCCGGGCATGGAACGCACGATAGAGCACGACGTCCCTGAGCGCATCGCCACGGTGTTTCAGCACCAGCCGATGCTCGTCGTAGTCCGGTCCATCGGAGCTCCTGTGGGGCTGCAGCTGCTGCTCGATCCGGGTGTAGTCGCCTGGCGCCGCCCGCCAGTGGCTTGAGCGGAACGTCGCCGCCAGCCGTCCTCGCCACGACCTGTCGTCTGCCATCACCCAGCCTCGCTCACTGACCGCCACCCCCTCGGCGGTGACGGTCACCCGCTTGACCGAAGCGGCCAGGGTGAAGGACACCAGCGCCAGGAACACGAACACGCCACAGACGGGCAGGCTCATGAGCACGAGGATCGCCGGTTGGAGGGCCACCCCGTGCGTGCCGAACTGACGCAGGCCAAAGTTGAGCAGGCCCAACCCGCAGGCGCCGAACATCAGCGCAAGCACGAGGGTAATGGCCACCACCGCGGGGCCAGCACGCTCCGTGAACATGAGCGGCAGCCGCCGTCCCGCATAGAGCGCCGGCCGTCCTTCGGCGCGTTGGTCCTGAATGGTATCCCTGGCGACGATGCGCCACGGGAAAATGAACCAGATCAGCAAGAACACGCCGAGCCCGATTTCCGCCATCCGCGTGGAGAAGAGCCGGGCCAGCGCGATGCCGACGAGACCACCGACGACCAGAGCGCCAATCATCTTGACCACATGGTCGCCCAGGTACGATGCGGGGGATACCCGCGCCTGTCTGCTCATCCGCACCGCGAACACGAGGTCGACCACGGCCAGCAAGAGGATGGGGGCATAGCGGACCGTCGTGTGCCGGAGCACCTCCAGCGTGTCCGCATTGATGAAGCCGTTGGGGCCAAGCAATCGTGCCGGGTCGTGCGCCGCAAACACGCTGAGCAGCAACCCCAGAATGCTGCTGCCGATCACGACACCCACCGTGCCCATCACCAGCTGGAGCCAGGAGCCGATCCGGTGACCGGAACGATCGATGCCTGCGAACTGCATGACGATACTCGCGGCCAGGATGGCGCCGCTGGTCCAGACGAGGTTGGTCCAGAGGGCCCACGCCAGATCCCGGTAGCCCCAGCGCTGTAGCAGCACCAGGAGCAGGAGGATCGCGCCATTAAGCCAATTGCGCACCGCGATCAACGCGTCGACGCGTTGCCAGCTCCTTTCCAGTTCTTCCAGCGAAACGACGGCATTCATGTCGTGGGGGGCGTCGTGTGTTGCATCGTGCGACACGTGCGGCGCGCCGTCCGCGTGAGCGGGACGCCCCGGCCATCGAGGCGTTTCCGGCGCTTCTGGTTCACACCCGACGCGTGTGCGCCGCTACCCGTAACCGGGCGGCAGGGCGGGCTGAACGCGTCGTGCGGTCCGTCCATGCCCCAGGCTGCCGCCGACCATGCCGGCGCCGCCTGTGAGGACCACGGGCCTCGTGACAGGGTGGGGCGGTTGGCCACCGGTTCGACCGATTCCCGCCAGGCAGGGAGCTCTCCGTGCGCGTCAGAGACATCATGACCACCAAGGTGTTCACCATCCAAGCGGGCAAGCACCTGCGCGCTGTCGAAGCGATCATGAAGTGGGCACATGGGCGGCATGTCCCGGTGGTGGATGACCATGGGCGGCTGGTCGGCGTTGTCAGCCATCGGGATCTCATGCGCGCCGCCGTTTCAACCCTGCAGGTCCGGATCAGCGAGGTCGAGCGCATGCAGCACAACGCCACCATCGAAGTGCGCCAGATCATGCAGGCGCCCACGGCCACGATCAGGCCGGACGAACGGGTGCAGCGCGCGGCTCACCTCATGCGGTCCCTGAGAATCGGGTGCCTCCCGGTGCGCGAGGACCAGCACCGCGTGGGCATCGTGACGGAGGCGGACCTGCTGCATATCGTCGCGGAGTTGCCGGACGCCGCGCTGGCCCCACGGCCCGCGCTCGGGTAGGCGGTCGGCGTGCGCTCCGGTGGGCCGGCCAGTGCCCCGCCCTATCGCACCATCCGCAGCACGTTGGTGCGCAACGCCGCCGGGGCCGTGGTAACGGGATCGTTCAGGTAGAACTCGTATGCCGGGCCCACCGGCTGCCGGCTCTGGGCCACCAGCCACTGCTGCAAGGCGTCGTGCGCGGCCCCGATGTGGTCGTAGGGCCCCGTGTCGGCGCACACCGCGGCCGGACCGGCCGGCAGCGTCGTGGCCTGCACGTCGCCGGCGCCGCGCAGCGCCGTGGCGAAGGGCATGCCGATCTCCAGGTCCAGATCCTGCCAGTCCATGTTGTGGTACGCCACAAACGGCGGCCCGGCCGGGCTGCCGCCGCCTGGGCCATGATCGCCCCCCACGCCGGCCCCAGCACCGCTGAGAGCTGCGCCAGCCGCGCCCTCGCACTTGCGAATCTCGTGCGCCGCGAAGGCGCAACCATCAGGGTTTCCCCGGACCGCGCCGGGGTTACGTCGGTGACGCGCTGGAAAGACCCGACTCCGCCGCCGCGGTCAATCCACCGGCAGGTGCTTCTCGTACCCCAGCACCGTCTCTGCCCGCTTCGAGCGCAAGAGTGGATAGAACAGCTGGTGGTACCACCGCTCCTGCCCGTGCCGCCGGTCGTCCTTGAGGCCGTACGCCGGCGGATACTGCCGGGTGATGCGGGACGTACCGAGCAGGATGTCCCAGAGGAAGAGCAGGTTGCCGTAGTTCCCCTGGTACAGGCCTATGCCGTCGTCCTGCGTGAGGGCATGGTGCGCGTAATGCGTGGCTGGCGTGGAGATGGTGCGCTCCAGCACCCACGCGAGCGGGTGCAGCACACGGTACCGGTACAGCCACTGATCCCAGCGCACCGCCGAGTGGGCGCCGATGATGACGCAGAGTTTGACCACGCTGTACCACACGAACGTCCAGCCGAAGCCCAGGTAGAGCAGCGCCCCACCCAGCCAGAGCCCGGGCATCATGGCGTAGTAGAACAGGTTGTTCCGGTACACCACGCGCACGCTCATGTACGACGCACTGTGGTGCGCGCGGTGCAGTGGCCACAGCACGCTGGTGTGCGACAGCCGGTGCCACCAGTACTGGGTGAAGTCGTCGGCCACGAGCAGCGTGAGGATCATGGCCCAGAGTGGCCAGTCCGCCCACGCATCGCGCAGGTCGGGGAACAGCCACGCGCACAGCGCGCGACCGGCCGCGAAGACGCTCCCGGACACGATCGGGAACATGATGCCCACGGCCACGTCGAGGCGATTGTCCTCTCGCCCGGCCTCCGGGGCGAAGAACTTCCCGATGAGCACCTCGCCGATGCCGAAGGTCAGGAAGATCGCCACGACGGCGAGGAGCTGAACGAGCTGTTGGTCGGGGTGCATGCCGAATGGTGGGCCCCAAGATCGCCAGGTGGCAAGCGCGGCGGCCGGGGATCAATGGGACTGCAACCGCCGCCTGCTGGCCAGATGGAGCCGTGCGCTCCCCCGGGGGGGCCGCGTCCGGCCGTATGATATCATTGGAGGTCGCCGGGATGGCGGATGCGCCGAGGCGCGGCGGCCGGCCTCGAATCACCCATATATTCCACCGCGTCCCCGTGCGCCGCCGTGCCCCGCCATCTCCCAGCCAGCTCCAAGCCAGCTCCCAGCCACCTTACCGCCATCTCCCCTCATGCCCCTCGCGGACATCCTTCGACGCCCAGCACGCCCACCGCGTCCTTCTCCCGTGCGACCGGCACTGCCGTGCGGTGCACCGCAAGGCGGTGCGACGCAAGCTGGTGATGCCGCCGCCCGGGGCCCGCGATGACGCCGCAGGAGGTGGCCGAGGCGTGCCGTGACGCCATGTGGCAGGGGGACCACGCCTCGCAGTGGCTGGGGATGGCGGTGGTAGCGGTGGGACCCGGCACCGCCACCGTGACCATGACCGTGCGCGCGGAGATGGTGAACGGGCACGGGGTGGCGCATGGCGGGCTGGTGGCGACGCTGGCGGACAGCGCCTTCGCCTTTGCCTGCAACGCCTACAACGAGGTGACCGTCGCGGCGGGCTTCGACGTCAACCTGCTGGCGGCGGCGCGGCTGGGCGATGTGCTCACCGCCCTGGCGGTGGAGGTGCACAAGGGAGGACGCAGTGGTGTGTACGACGTGGCCGTGTCCAACCAGCGCGGGGAGCGGGTGGCAGCGTTTCGCGGGCGCTCGCGCACCATGAAGGGGACACCGCTGGTACCAGGCGTGCCCATGGGGCCGCCGCCGGGGGCGGCGTAATGGCGGGGGCGGACCCCTCGGCGCTGGAGCCGATCGAGCGGGCCAGCCGCGACGAGCTGGCGGCGCTGCAGCTGGCGCGGCTGCGCGCAACGCTGCAGCACGCCTACGACCGCGTGCCGCACTACCGGCGCGCCTTCGACGCGGCCGGAGTGCATCCGTCGGAGTGCCGCACGCTGGCCGACCTGTCGCGGTTCCCCTTCACCACCAAGGCCGACCTGCGCGAGGAGTACCCGTTCGGCTTCCTGGCGGTGCCGCGCGCACAGCTGGCGCGGGTGCACGCGTCGTCGGGGACCACGGGGCGCCCCACGGTGGTGGGGTACACCGCAGGGGACATCGACCGGTGGGCCGACCTGATGGCGCGCAGCCTGCACGCGGCGGGCGCGCGCGCGGGGGATCTGGTACACGTGGCGTACGGCTACGGGCTGTTCACCGGCGGGCTGGGGGCCCACTACGGCGCCGAGCGGCTCGGGTGCACGGTGGTGCCCATGGGCGGCGGGCAGACGGAGAAGCAGGTGCAGCTCATCGAGGATTTCCGTCCCGACCTCATCATGGTGACGCCCAGCTACATGCAGGTGCTCATCGAGGAGGTGCGGCGTCAGGGGAAGGACCCGGCAGCCCT
Proteins encoded:
- a CDS encoding CBS domain-containing protein; its protein translation is MRVRDIMTTKVFTIQAGKHLRAVEAIMKWAHGRHVPVVDDHGRLVGVVSHRDLMRAAVSTLQVRISEVERMQHNATIEVRQIMQAPTATIRPDERVQRAAHLMRSLRIGCLPVREDQHRVGIVTEADLLHIVAELPDAALAPRPALG
- a CDS encoding GyrI-like domain-containing protein, with product MGGDHGPGGGSPAGPPFVAYHNMDWQDLDLEIGMPFATALRGAGDVQATTLPAGPAAVCADTGPYDHIGAAHDALQQWLVAQSRQPVGPAYEFYLNDPVTTAPAALRTNVLRMVR
- a CDS encoding sterol desaturase family protein codes for the protein MHPDQQLVQLLAVVAIFLTFGIGEVLIGKFFAPEAGREDNRLDVAVGIMFPIVSGSVFAAGRALCAWLFPDLRDAWADWPLWAMILTLLVADDFTQYWWHRLSHTSVLWPLHRAHHSASYMSVRVVYRNNLFYYAMMPGLWLGGALLYLGFGWTFVWYSVVKLCVIIGAHSAVRWDQWLYRYRVLHPLAWVLERTISTPATHYAHHALTQDDGIGLYQGNYGNLLFLWDILLGTSRITRQYPPAYGLKDDRRHGQERWYHQLFYPLLRSKRAETVLGYEKHLPVD
- the paaI gene encoding hydroxyphenylacetyl-CoA thioesterase PaaI → MTPQEVAEACRDAMWQGDHASQWLGMAVVAVGPGTATVTMTVRAEMVNGHGVAHGGLVATLADSAFAFACNAYNEVTVAAGFDVNLLAAARLGDVLTALAVEVHKGGRSGVYDVAVSNQRGERVAAFRGRSRTMKGTPLVPGVPMGPPPGAA